The Aestuariibius sp. HNIBRBA575 nucleotide sequence TAAGAGGGGGTATGGATGCTTCTCTTTTGCTTGATGCCTCGTTTGCCGTTGCCATGCTGATTGCTATGGTCGCTGGTCTGTTGTCTTTCCTCAGCCCCTGCGTTTTGCCAGTGGCGTTGCCGTATCTGGCCTATATGGGCGGGGTCAGCGTGACGGATATGGACCAAGACGGGGCCGCGCGCCGCCGCGTTGTTGTTACGGCGTTGTTCTTTGTGCTGGGCCTGTCGACTGTGTTTTTGATCCTTGGGGCGGCGGCATCGGCGTTGGGACGGGTGTTTTTGCAGGCCCAAGACTGGTTCCTAATGGGGGCCGGGATCATTGTGATCGCATTTGGTCTGCATTTTATCGGGCTTTACCGGATCAAATTTCTGGACCAAGAGGCCCGCATTGATGCAGGGGATCGTGGCGGATCGGCCTTTGGCGCTTATGTGCTGGGGCTGGCCTTTGCTTTTGGCTGGACGCCGTGTTTGGGGCCGATTTTGGGCGCGATCCTAGGACTGGCCAGTTCCGAGGCAGATCTGGGCAAAGGCATTGCATTGCTGGCAATCTATGCGATGGGGCTGGGCATTCCATTTTTGCTGCTGGCCGCGTTTTTCCCGCGATTAAAGGGCTTTATGGCGTGGATGAAACGCCATCTGCGCAGTGTTGAACGTGTGTCGGGCCTGTTGCTGGTGTTGGTCGGTGTGCTGATGCTGACCGGGCAATTCACCGCGATATCGTTCTGGCTGTTGGACACATTCCCGTTTTTACAAAACATCGGGTGATGGCTTAATTTTGCCCGGATTTCACACTAACCTTCCTGACAAAGAGGGTGTTATGTCTGAGTCTGTTTCCAAAAGTACCGTTAAAACGCGCCGGGTGTTTTACATTCCCGGCTATGATCCCATTCACCCGCGCCGCTACCGCGAGCTTTATCGCAAAGAAGGCGCCGCACAGGCGCAGATTAGCGGCTATGAGATCAGCCTTGCGGCCAAACAGGGCGGGGATCGTTATGGCTGGCAGGTGAATGGTCAGATTGACGGCGCGCAGGTCGCCGCCGAATTCGAAGTGCTGGTCTGGTCCGACATCGTTCGCGACAGCATGGCCACATCCATCCCGGCCACCTATCTGCAAATGGCACGCACCGCCTGGACCTACATCGCGTCGGGCGCGCTGCGCCGGTTGATGTGGCTGCGCAAAGGCCCGGTGATTGCCGCGCTTTATCCGGTGGGCATGTTGATCCTGCAATTGCTGTTGGCGCTTCTGATTGGCCATTGGGCCGGTTTGGGCCTGTCGAAATTGGTCGCCCTAATCCCCGCAGGCACAGAGGGGCTGTGGTCCACGATCAAATCCCTGCTTAGCACCGGATTATACTGGGGGATCGCCGCCATCGTGTTTGTCACATTAATGCGTTGGTTCAAAAAACAGGACGGCAAATTTT carries:
- a CDS encoding cytochrome c biogenesis CcdA family protein; its protein translation is MDASLLLDASFAVAMLIAMVAGLLSFLSPCVLPVALPYLAYMGGVSVTDMDQDGAARRRVVVTALFFVLGLSTVFLILGAAASALGRVFLQAQDWFLMGAGIIVIAFGLHFIGLYRIKFLDQEARIDAGDRGGSAFGAYVLGLAFAFGWTPCLGPILGAILGLASSEADLGKGIALLAIYAMGLGIPFLLLAAFFPRLKGFMAWMKRHLRSVERVSGLLLVLVGVLMLTGQFTAISFWLLDTFPFLQNIG